The DNA sequence TAAATATAGCAGGCACAAGAGTAAATATGCTACTTTTTCCTCTCTTAAGAAGGTAGACACTCAATACTACAAGTGTCAACGCTGCTACTAACTGGTTAGCTGTACCAAATAATTTCCATATAGCAACATAAGCACCACTTAACGCCAAACCTCCAGAAGCCAGAACAATTATGAAAGTAGAGATATACTTACTGATACTCCTCTTAACAACAGTATGGTATATTTCTTCAAAAAGGAATCTAGATATTCTTGTAGCAGTGTCAAGAGTTGTAAGCATAAACCCATTTATCATAAGCACAGCAAAAGCAAGTCCCCATCCCCCTAAGATGCTTCCAGAAAGAGAACCAAACGCTTTGCCAAATGCAGGAATAGCTTTACCATCCTTCACAAACGATACAAGCTCATCAAACGGCAAGAAGAAAATAATAGAAATTATGACAATAAGTGAAAGGAAGCTTTCCGCCACCATACCACCATAGCCAACAAATTTAGCATCCTTTTCGTTAGCCAACTGCTTTGAAGTTGTCCCAGAGGCCACCAAGGAGTGAAACCCTGAAATAGCTCCGCATGCAACCGTTATAAAAAGGATAGGCCACAGAGGTTCCAAAAGTCCCGTAGCCGGGTCCCTAGCAACATCCGACACCTGAAAAAATGGAATCTTTATATCAGGATTTCCAAAAATCCCAAAAGTCAATATCCCCACCACACCAAATAGCATCCCTGCAAAAAGTATGTAAGAGTTAACGTAGTCTCTAGGTTGCAAAAGCACATTAACTGGCAAAACCGATGCAAGAAAAGAATAAGCAAGAAGTATAAAAATCCAAACAACGGTTGAAGTTTTAGCATCAAAGGGTAAAACTATACCAATATTGTAATTAAAAGAAACAAAAACACTTCCCAAAACTAAAACAAGACCAATAAAAGTTGAAAATACGATTCTCCACTTCAACCTATAAATCAACAAACTTAGAAGTAATGCCGTAACTAGAATACTAAAGGTAGGTAGAACTATTTTAGGTTCAAAAACAAAAGTCACCGCAGTATAAGCAGAGAAAACTGAAATCACAATGATCAATGCAAAAAACACAAAAATTAACATAAACAAACTAGCAAACTTACTTATCATCTCCTTAGATACATCAAATATAGACCTACCCTGATTCTTAACAGAAACAACCAGAGACAAAAAATCGTGAACAGCCCCGAAAAATACACCTCCCAGAAGAACCCAAAGCAAAACAGGTCCCCACCCATACATGCTTATTGCAATAAGTGGACCTAATATAGGCCCCGCTCCAGCGATTGAAGCAAAATGATGTCCAAAAAGTATAAACCTATTAGTAGGAACATAATCAACACCATCCCTTCTCTCAACCGAAGGAACAGGATTGTTCCTATCAATTCCTACAACTTTGCTCAAGTAACTAGCATAGATAAAATACCCAATCCCAAAAACAACAATGGACCCCAAGAAAATCCATATCATTCCAAACCCCTGAAATCAAAAGAATTTTATCAATGATCCAACCAAGATTTCAATTCTCCACATTAACACTCAGTAAAACCTAATTCCCACAGCGTCACTTTACCCCAAGCTTCAAACCCTCCTAACACCAAAAGAGCAATTTTATCCAGTTCCGACAGGAACTGCGAGAAGAGTAAAAGAAAGACTCACAAATTCTAGAATTTATTGATCAATACCACAAAAACTTCCAATAACTAAATTGATGTTTAATACCACACCCAGTCCACTAAGTGGACCGCAAAAAAAGTAGAAACAAAACCCCTTAAAAGATTAAACCTTAACACTAAGTTGAAACAACAGTTCCAATCCATCTATACTAGAAATGAAATGAGATATATAATTAACTTGGTTTGCATCCTCCTATTAGGAGGAATTTTTGAAAATCTCTATGCACATTTTCTTTCATTCAAATTTTCTACCAACAACATCTACAGACTAAAAGTCTACACAAAGCAAGATATCTACGTAGACGATGTATTTTTCAGAACAGTTGAAGGAATGTCCAAGATAACCATCCAACCTTATGAGTATAGGAAAGTAGATGGTGAGGATTATCTTCTAGTGAAATACCTATTCTACTACATGAACAGAAAGAAAGCAGATGAGGAGTATAAACTAGCAAAGGTTGAAGAAATTGATATTCTAATCAGCCCCTTAGGGAATGTAAAATTACTTCAACCTTCTTACCTACCACCAAGAAGAGGAATTCCATCCTTTGTAAATTCACCAGTAGCAAAAGGGATGAAATGGCAAGCAGTTGGCGAAGACGTTTTTACAGAGAAAGATGAAATAGTTGAGGTTAAAAGCATAGTCAACTATGTAGTTGAAGACGTAGTTATGAAGGAGGGTAAACCATTTGTAATCTTTGATGCAAGCTACAACTTCACATTTGGTAACCCCAGTGGTAAATATATAAAAGACATAAAGCTTACATCCTCAACCAAATACAACTGGGACGTTTTTGAGGGTATTTTCTCCGAGTATCGTGAGATCTTTGATATAACCAAAACTTACATGCCAAACTATCCTTATAGCTCCACCAAGCACCAAGGAACTTCAATTGGAACAATGGAAATTGTGCCAATAAACATTGCCAAACAGTTTAAGCTTGCTAGAGAAATAGAGAAAATTAGCCCTGAAGTCCAAGTCTCACCCCCCGAAAACAACGAAATAAAAGTCAGAATATCAGACATACTATTTGATGTGGGAAGTTATAGTATAAAACCTAGTTATAGAGAGATGCTTGAAAACTTAGCAAAAGTTCTAAAGCAATACAGCGAAGTAGACGTTGTCATAGAAGGACATACGGACAATACTGGAACTAGAGAATATAACTTAACTCTCTCTGAAAATAGAGCTAGATCAGTAGCAAATGTTTTAATCCAGAGCGGAATAAAGCCTGATAAAGTTTCATACCGTGGCTATGGGCCAGATAAGCCTATTGTTCCCAACACTTCCGACGAAAACAGGGCTAAAAACAGAAGAGTTGAAATAAAGCTCATTTGGGGAAAATAGGCAATAGAATCGTTTATAATTTCACTGGAGGTTTCTATGTTTGGTAAAAGATCAGCACCAAAAGAACCTAAGATCCTAAATATCGCCTTTATCTCAGATCACATAAACTATTTCACAACTAACTGGTATGAATTATTTAACTTTGAAACATACTTTCTCTGCAAGCTCTCAAACACACTCCAGGAGTTAGGACATAATATTACAGTAATTCTTCCTTTTCACAAAAGCCTGGAAAACAGCAAAAAGTTCAAAGAATTGAAGTTTCTAAGATCAGAAGAGGTGATAATACCAGAAAGAGACAGTAGAGAAGAGAAAAAAGCCGAGGTAATGCTTTACAATTGTGGTGCAATAAACTTAGCTTTCATCAAAGAAACATCTCTTTCCGACAGAGAAGGTTTTATAAGTGATCCGAGTAATTCAATGCTCTATCCTGATAATTTATCCAGATTCTCAGTTTTTGCAAGATGTTCTCTGGAATCATTAAAGGCCATTCCCTTTAGACCCGATGTAGTTCACATTGTTGGCAAGTGGGCTAGTATCTCTGCAATATACATAAAAACACTATACAGATACGACAACTTTTTCAGAAAATCCAAGGTAATCTTCACCATATCCTCCATTGATGATATACCTGTGTTCGTGGTGGATCAATATCCATCCCTAGGATTAGACTGGAACTACTACAGGTACGAATATCTAGAGTTTTATGGAAAGGTCAATGTAGTTAAAGGTGCAATAGTATTCAGTGACACCACAACATTCTGTAGTAACTCCTACATAGAGGAAATCAAGAAAGAGGAGAGTGGAAAAGGACTTGAAGGTGTCATAATACAAAAAGCTAACGAAGGCAAGATCAAATCAGTTCTCCCAGGTGTAAGTAGTGAGCTTTCACCAAAAGAAGATAAAGAATTGCTCAAGATCGGTGCTAACTACTCAAAAGAAGATACAAAAAATAAGAAAAAGGTAAAATCCTTAATCTGCAAAAAACATAAGTTGAACGAGGGAAATATTCTGTTTCTATTCATTGGGGATTTCAAGGAAAACACCGGAATTTCGTTCATATACGAAATATTTAGCGATCTACTTCCAAAAAGAGAAGTTTCCCTCATCATAATAGGAAAAGGTGAAGGATTTAGAGAAACAGCTATAGGTGAACTAGTAGACAAGAATAAGGATAAGGCTGTGTGGCTAAAAGAAATCAAAATAGATGAGATTACATCGTACATAGCAGGCGCAGACGTAATTCTTATTCCATCCATTTCAGAACCTAGTAGCATTCTACCCGCAGTTTCTATGCTCTATGGAACACTACCATTGGTCAGAGGCGTAGGTATCCTAAATGACTTAGTAAGAGATAAGATAAATGGATTTAAGTTCTACGAATACTTACCAAGCGAATTTAGAAACAAACTCACCGAAGTAATAGAGATGTATTACAAAAACCCAAAAAGATGGACAAAACTAGTAGACACTGCCATGAAGTCAGAGTTTTCATGGTACAATTCCGCAAAGACTTATGTTGAAGAAATCTACTCAGACACTAGGAAATAATAAAGGATTTTCATTAATAGAGACACTTGTAGCAATCTTCATTG is a window from the Brevinematia bacterium genome containing:
- a CDS encoding OmpA family protein, whose product is MRYIINLVCILLLGGIFENLYAHFLSFKFSTNNIYRLKVYTKQDIYVDDVFFRTVEGMSKITIQPYEYRKVDGEDYLLVKYLFYYMNRKKADEEYKLAKVEEIDILISPLGNVKLLQPSYLPPRRGIPSFVNSPVAKGMKWQAVGEDVFTEKDEIVEVKSIVNYVVEDVVMKEGKPFVIFDASYNFTFGNPSGKYIKDIKLTSSTKYNWDVFEGIFSEYREIFDITKTYMPNYPYSSTKHQGTSIGTMEIVPINIAKQFKLAREIEKISPEVQVSPPENNEIKVRISDILFDVGSYSIKPSYREMLENLAKVLKQYSEVDVVIEGHTDNTGTREYNLTLSENRARSVANVLIQSGIKPDKVSYRGYGPDKPIVPNTSDENRAKNRRVEIKLIWGK
- a CDS encoding glycogen/starch synthase, encoding MFGKRSAPKEPKILNIAFISDHINYFTTNWYELFNFETYFLCKLSNTLQELGHNITVILPFHKSLENSKKFKELKFLRSEEVIIPERDSREEKKAEVMLYNCGAINLAFIKETSLSDREGFISDPSNSMLYPDNLSRFSVFARCSLESLKAIPFRPDVVHIVGKWASISAIYIKTLYRYDNFFRKSKVIFTISSIDDIPVFVVDQYPSLGLDWNYYRYEYLEFYGKVNVVKGAIVFSDTTTFCSNSYIEEIKKEESGKGLEGVIIQKANEGKIKSVLPGVSSELSPKEDKELLKIGANYSKEDTKNKKKVKSLICKKHKLNEGNILFLFIGDFKENTGISFIYEIFSDLLPKREVSLIIIGKGEGFRETAIGELVDKNKDKAVWLKEIKIDEITSYIAGADVILIPSISEPSSILPAVSMLYGTLPLVRGVGILNDLVRDKINGFKFYEYLPSEFRNKLTEVIEMYYKNPKRWTKLVDTAMKSEFSWYNSAKTYVEEIYSDTRK
- a CDS encoding carbon starvation protein A, with the protein product MIWIFLGSIVVFGIGYFIYASYLSKVVGIDRNNPVPSVERRDGVDYVPTNRFILFGHHFASIAGAGPILGPLIAISMYGWGPVLLWVLLGGVFFGAVHDFLSLVVSVKNQGRSIFDVSKEMISKFASLFMLIFVFFALIIVISVFSAYTAVTFVFEPKIVLPTFSILVTALLLSLLIYRLKWRIVFSTFIGLVLVLGSVFVSFNYNIGIVLPFDAKTSTVVWIFILLAYSFLASVLPVNVLLQPRDYVNSYILFAGMLFGVVGILTFGIFGNPDIKIPFFQVSDVARDPATGLLEPLWPILFITVACGAISGFHSLVASGTTSKQLANEKDAKFVGYGGMVAESFLSLIVIISIIFFLPFDELVSFVKDGKAIPAFGKAFGSLSGSILGGWGLAFAVLMINGFMLTTLDTATRISRFLFEEIYHTVVKRSISKYISTFIIVLASGGLALSGAYVAIWKLFGTANQLVAALTLVVLSVYLLKRGKSSIFTLVPAIFMILTTLGALAFYFYKYAFVSFNLSLLVVDTVLILVAVVAYTGIAISLIRGKVSRK